The Gadus chalcogrammus isolate NIFS_2021 chromosome 16, NIFS_Gcha_1.0, whole genome shotgun sequence DNA window CAATTCTTTCTTGCCTTACTTTCCATATTCAGTTAGACACAATCAAGCAGGTACTGCTAGTGAGAGCAGCAGTGGACCCATCACctcgagggttagggttagtgctaGGTGCAAGTAACtagttggggttagggttactaACCCTTACTGCTCGTAACAACAGCAGTTGACCCATCGTATCAACGGGCTCCTCCGGGAGAGCCGCATTGTTTCCAGTTTCCCGCAACAGGgagagttgttccgataccgataccagcatCGGAAATTATTTGGTAGAACACTGCCTCAAATCCAGTATCGGCGTGTATGCAAGTCTATGCGCCGATCAGATACCATCACGGGACTATAGCTCCTTGACTACACAGGCAAAGAACATCACAAACATGTGCGGTGTAATGCTGCTAGGTTAACGGTGGGAGCTGGAAAGTCGGAATGGGAAACGAGTCATTTTCGACCTACGTGTCCTCAATCTACCAAGTGGCAAAAACATGAATGCTCATGCTTGACTACAAgaattcaaatgtattattataattatagattataaatgtaaatgtgtaaatGTCCACATGTAAAAATACATTGTCGACAGTAGGTGAACCGACTTTAGCTTACTGTCATCTTAAGAGAACCCTAAGAAAGAATAATAAGAAGACTTGTTGGTAGTTACGATGCCAGATGCTGTCGGAACACCATCGGACCATCTCTAACCACAGCGCTTCGTGTGAGAGCAGAGCGCTTACCGTGAGAATGTACAGATCAAAGCCGTAGGCGGCGTCGATGAGGTCCAGGGTGCGCGGGGTGACGGTGATGGTGAACTTGTGGTCCAGTATCTCGCTGTAGAGCTCCCTCTTCAGCAGCTGCGGTTTCCACAGCTTCTTCACACGGTTGGACATCTTGGGAAGGACAAAGGAGGAGTGTCAAAAGGATGTGAAAATGAGTTGCTGCTATTCATGAAAATAATTTACCTGAAGGTTGGAttccctaacccttaaaaataaACGCTGACGTTTACTGATTCAAATGACTTGAATTAAGTAATTAGTAGCCCCTCACTTTGTCATTGTTGGCGTATCTGAAGCCTGAGATCCAGCCCTCGCCCCCCCACAGGCCGTCCTGGGACTGCGGGGGGTAGTAGATGGGGATGGGGACGTCCTGGACCCGTTCTTTGAGCCCAGTGGTGGGGTTTGCTCTGTACTGGACCCCCAGGGGCCTCCAGTGGACCGGAGTGGGCTCCCGGGGCTCGAGGGCCCGGAGGTAATGCTGGGGCAGGCGGGCGTGGATGCCCTGCTTCAGCTTCATGGCGTCCCACAGCTTGGGAGCATACTTGTGGAGCGGCATGGTTCTGCGTCAGGCCCAAGACCCTGACCCCAACTGCTCAGGACTACCTGCTGAGAAGGGTCACAGTAAAGCTAGGGTTaaggttaccctaaccctaacccatgcgTGTGGAGAGGCATGGCTCTGCGTCAGGCCTAACACCCTAACCGCCCAGGACTACCTGTTGAGAAGGGTCGCAGTAAAGTTAAAACCAACGTTAGGCCAAGACGTGCCATCGTTTTCCTTTATGCGTTCACTGTCATGATGTGCTCAATGCTGCTCAACTAAAACATACTCCAATGCAACCGACATTCTCATGAACGTATAATAAACATCAGAAGAAAACTTGAAAAGGGTTTCATTCAGGGAAACATTCTATAGTCAGTGTCTTTGTTTAAGAGGTGAAAGACTTACACCAAAATACATAACAATTTATATGGATATAATCAATATGATTGCACAACTTAACCATGGAAAACTGCTCGCAAACAATAAGGAAAACACTAATGATAATACATAATGAATTTATGCTGCAATTGAACAGTTTGGTGTTCTTGCTGTCAAGCAGTAGCGAATAATCCGTAGGTTaaagaaaattaaacatttCATGTGGCTCTACGATTACTTTAAAGCGACGGACAAAGCATACCACCGAGAAAGCACAATGATCACCATTCATGTCATAGACTAAAAATATTCCAAATCATTATAGATTTCATAACATAACAGTTTTTGCATGATTACCTTACAACCAAGGACACACAGCCACCCGCACACATGGAACACTTCCGTATTTATCAAACCCGCCCACCGAAGCAAGCTATGCGATGATTGGCTGAGCTGAAATTCTTGCTGATGATTGGCCGCTCAAGCGGTCGTCTTTAGTGTTTCCGGGCCAAGTCGAGGTCGCGCATGGGCGTTGGCAAGTATAGGTGTGTGAACATTGAAAGTTTACGATCCCATCGCTTTTCAATATTTAACCCACTATTGTTTAAATTTCAGTTTCCTTACACCTCATTCACCCTGACTTACATTGTCCCCATGTAATCCGCTTCAGGCAGATTGGGCAGGGAATCTGGCCCAATATGGCAACACTATTAGCGTTGCCGCTGTGGGATGATGTCGACCTATTTCCACTTCCACTATGTGTGTTAAGCGTTAAACTCCCACCAATAATAAAGGTAAACATAAGAGAGAAATCGTATTGGAAAAGGCGACACACCGCCCGAAAGGTGGAATTGAACCACTCTGCCGCTAAGCAGCTACAGGTTTGAAGCCTGCACCCCGGACCACCGAGGGTCATCCGGGCATTATTAGCTGACGTCTGGCTACTATTTATACCTCATCTGTGGTATTGATGTCCCTCTTATGGTGCTAACTGTTTCTCGGTCTGTTTTACACACCTTGGCTATAATGAATGTAAATCGTAAGATCCCCATAGAAAACATTGACGGTGAGCATCTGTTATAGATGTTTCGATGACTTCATAACACAAGTGCGAGAAATAGCAAGGATACTCGGGAATATGCAAATTAGCTTGATGTCTATTGGCCAGCTGA harbors:
- the mrpl28 gene encoding 39S ribosomal protein L28, mitochondrial — translated: MPLHKYAPKLWDAMKLKQGIHARLPQHYLRALEPREPTPVHWRPLGVQYRANPTTGLKERVQDVPIPIYYPPQSQDGLWGGEGWISGFRYANNDKMSNRVKKLWKPQLLKRELYSEILDHKFTITVTPRTLDLIDAAYGFDLYILTTSKEDLNSKLGMDLKRAMLLRLARRETELYPTDHVKRATVYSKYKQFEVPEEEAEWLGLNLEEAVEKQRQLEHKDPEPQFRGCVEQLLKELTVQKLSEPTLVEKK